A stretch of Desulfitobacterium dichloroeliminans LMG P-21439 DNA encodes these proteins:
- a CDS encoding DUF1638 domain-containing protein, with translation MHTNPNGLVIACKVLKDQLEVLGDLPYETIYLEQGLHRTPKLLTEEIQGVIDKNPHYNLIILGYGLCSRAVIGLRARPHQTMIIPRIDDCIGLSLGERAKYFEQFKLYPGTYYFTKGWTEVGEDPLKEYKRTVEKYDEETAEWTIRSLLANYVRTVYIKTSELDDKLAVDYIKEFARFFNLRYEEMTGSLDYLQKLIFGPWDKDFIVVKGEALTDERFASPNL, from the coding sequence TTGCATACAAACCCCAACGGGTTAGTCATTGCTTGTAAGGTACTAAAAGACCAGCTGGAGGTGCTCGGAGATCTTCCTTATGAAACGATTTATCTTGAGCAGGGTTTGCATAGAACTCCTAAGTTACTTACTGAAGAAATTCAAGGAGTTATCGACAAGAACCCCCACTACAATCTAATCATTTTGGGTTATGGGCTATGCAGCAGAGCAGTTATTGGACTTCGAGCACGACCTCATCAAACGATGATTATTCCCCGAATTGATGATTGCATAGGTTTAAGTCTAGGTGAGCGTGCTAAGTATTTTGAACAATTTAAACTTTATCCCGGCACTTACTATTTTACCAAGGGCTGGACAGAGGTGGGAGAAGATCCTTTAAAAGAGTATAAAAGGACAGTGGAAAAGTATGACGAGGAGACTGCTGAATGGACCATCAGATCTCTCTTAGCGAACTATGTACGAACAGTGTATATTAAAACCTCAGAATTAGATGACAAGCTCGCAGTGGATTACATCAAGGAATTTGCACGATTCTTTAACTTACGGTACGAGGAGATGACGGGTTCCTTGGATTATCTGCAGAAGCTCATTTTTGGGCCCTGGGATAAAGATTTTATTGTCGTCAAAGGTGAGGCACTAACCGATGAGAGGTTCGCGTCGCCGAATTTGTAA
- a CDS encoding sigma-54 interaction domain-containing protein, translated as MAIEQDAQKLNKELNDIIDSVDDGIVVADANCYIVRANKAYQRMTGITAKEFVGKHVGVLLQEGYMNISVTEMVLKRKTRVNVIDIRNSKEFLFTGNPIFDESGEISLVVTAVRDVSELEKLKSQLAKFEEEKDTYLQELEHFRSQQPFKKIITRNPQMQEKIDMAHYVAKVDSTVLILGESGVGKELFAQLIHRASKRSKGPFIKINCGAVPPSLIESEFFGYDSGAFTGALKDGKPGLFELANGGTLFLDEVGELPLDLQVKILRSIQDKEIVRLGGKKAIKLDVRIVSATNRDLEEMIKEKLFREDLYYRLKVVPILIPPLRQRKDDILPLVTEFLNHFNKNYSLQKWIHPDVIGLLLEYDWPGNIRELENMIERLIVTSRADCIGEENIDQLSLANLRQSGRKPALLNEYLEYEEKKMITEAYQMTNSTRRAAKLLGISQSALVKKMKKYAIKASTTQS; from the coding sequence ATGGCAATAGAGCAAGATGCGCAAAAACTCAACAAGGAACTAAATGACATAATAGATTCGGTCGATGATGGTATTGTTGTTGCCGATGCAAATTGCTATATTGTTCGGGCTAACAAAGCGTACCAACGTATGACAGGAATTACGGCCAAAGAATTCGTGGGTAAACATGTTGGGGTTCTGCTTCAGGAAGGTTATATGAACATTTCAGTGACTGAAATGGTTCTGAAAAGAAAAACCAGGGTAAATGTTATCGATATACGTAATAGTAAAGAATTTCTTTTTACGGGCAATCCAATTTTTGATGAATCTGGGGAGATTAGCCTTGTGGTGACTGCAGTTAGGGATGTTTCAGAACTTGAAAAATTAAAGAGTCAATTAGCTAAATTCGAAGAAGAGAAAGATACCTATTTGCAGGAATTAGAGCATTTTCGCTCCCAGCAACCCTTTAAAAAGATCATTACAAGAAATCCCCAAATGCAAGAGAAAATTGATATGGCGCACTATGTGGCCAAAGTCGATTCTACAGTCTTAATTTTGGGGGAATCGGGTGTTGGGAAAGAGCTTTTTGCTCAGCTCATTCATCGAGCCAGTAAACGCTCTAAAGGCCCTTTCATAAAAATCAATTGTGGGGCTGTTCCCCCTAGTCTTATCGAGTCGGAATTTTTTGGGTATGATTCCGGCGCTTTTACAGGGGCATTAAAAGATGGAAAACCTGGTCTATTCGAATTGGCCAATGGCGGTACCTTATTTTTAGATGAAGTGGGGGAGCTACCCCTTGATTTACAGGTTAAGATTCTGAGATCTATTCAAGATAAAGAAATTGTTCGACTAGGAGGCAAAAAGGCGATTAAGCTGGATGTTCGTATCGTTTCGGCTACAAACCGCGATCTTGAGGAAATGATCAAAGAAAAGCTGTTTCGTGAAGATCTTTATTACCGGTTAAAGGTGGTTCCGATACTTATTCCCCCTTTAAGACAACGCAAAGATGATATCCTACCTTTGGTGACAGAATTCCTTAATCATTTTAATAAAAATTATAGTCTGCAAAAGTGGATTCATCCGGATGTTATCGGTCTATTACTGGAATATGATTGGCCCGGAAATATTCGTGAACTCGAGAATATGATCGAAAGACTTATTGTAACAAGTCGGGCAGATTGTATCGGCGAAGAAAATATCGACCAACTTTCTTTGGCAAATTTGAGACAAAGTGGCAGGAAGCCCGCTTTACTGAATGAATATCTGGAATATGAAGAAAAAAAGATGATTACGGAAGCCTACCAAATGACAAATAGCACTCGTCGGGCGGCTAAACTTCTTGGAATCAGCCAATCTGCCTTAGTTAAGAAGATGAAAAAGTATGCTATAAAAGCTAGCACAACACAGTCTTAA
- a CDS encoding uroporphyrinogen decarboxylase family protein produces MDSRERLLTALNHKEPDQIPLDLGAGCSCKFTVYFYKKLLDYFGIKEEHIEMCHIPYQLVYASDKVLDLLGCDVRAARIKPIPQVQSPYAKKWEDEQYNHFINDWGTHYRMPKQNGLYYDLAGCVLEDAEDEEDDKTFVWPTPPKFDMAGRKELEEYLKAGYATTISEQFGNGFLQMGPLIWGFENWLAMLVAEPERCTPFMDTLLEKKIEFYDNIFEVYGGLIDVTCEADDFGTQRGTFVSPKILKEMILPYHKKLNDYIKSKGDIKITLHSCGSVEAALPDIIEAGFEILNPVQITAANMSPEHLKSTYGKDLVFWGGGINTQFTLPNGTPEQVREETKRNIDAFAKDGGFVFSTVHNVQDDVPIENFIAMWETFQANCKY; encoded by the coding sequence ATGGATAGTCGCGAAAGACTTTTAACTGCTCTAAATCATAAGGAACCGGACCAGATACCTCTTGATTTAGGTGCCGGATGCTCATGTAAATTTACTGTGTATTTTTATAAAAAGCTATTGGATTACTTCGGGATTAAAGAAGAGCACATTGAAATGTGCCACATTCCTTATCAACTTGTTTACGCTTCGGATAAAGTGCTGGACCTTTTAGGCTGTGACGTTCGGGCAGCACGAATAAAACCGATCCCACAGGTTCAGAGCCCTTATGCAAAGAAGTGGGAAGATGAGCAATATAACCACTTTATTAATGATTGGGGAACCCACTACAGAATGCCTAAGCAAAACGGCTTGTACTATGACTTAGCCGGGTGCGTTCTGGAAGATGCCGAGGATGAGGAGGACGATAAGACATTTGTTTGGCCTACACCACCGAAATTTGATATGGCGGGACGTAAGGAATTAGAAGAATATCTAAAAGCAGGATACGCTACTACTATATCGGAGCAGTTTGGTAACGGTTTCTTACAGATGGGTCCTTTGATCTGGGGATTTGAAAATTGGCTGGCTATGCTTGTGGCGGAGCCGGAGCGTTGTACTCCTTTCATGGATACCTTGCTGGAAAAGAAAATAGAGTTTTATGATAACATTTTTGAAGTCTATGGTGGATTGATTGATGTTACCTGTGAAGCCGATGATTTTGGTACTCAAAGAGGAACCTTTGTTTCTCCAAAAATCCTCAAAGAGATGATTCTCCCCTATCATAAGAAGTTAAATGATTATATTAAGTCCAAGGGTGATATAAAAATAACCTTGCACTCTTGCGGTTCTGTAGAAGCGGCATTACCTGATATTATCGAAGCAGGATTTGAAATTCTCAATCCTGTGCAGATCACAGCTGCAAATATGAGTCCCGAACATTTGAAGAGCACCTATGGTAAAGACTTGGTATTCTGGGGTGGTGGTATCAATACTCAGTTCACCCTGCCTAACGGAACACCAGAGCAAGTTAGAGAGGAAACCAAGAGAAACATTGATGCATTTGCTAAGGACGGAGGTTTTGTGTTCTCGACTGTTCACAATGTACAGGATGATGTGCCAATCGAAAACTTTATCGCTATGTGGGAAACCTTCCAAGCCAATTGTAAATACTAA
- a CDS encoding corrinoid protein — MSKIQEISNAIELGKKKVVLELVEQALAEGYSPLDILNQGMIDAMGVVGEKFKSNEIYVPEMLVAARAMKAGVEVLRPHLGENEGESCGKFIIGSVEGDLHDIGKNLVAMMVESTGYTVIDIGVDVSAEKLIEAIKENPDCNLIGLSSLLTTTMPAMKRLVAAVKEAGLHEQVKIMVGGAPISQEFANSIGADAFAADAATAAAIAKKLAS; from the coding sequence ATGTCTAAAATTCAGGAGATTTCCAATGCGATTGAATTGGGTAAGAAAAAAGTCGTCTTAGAGCTTGTTGAACAAGCCCTAGCAGAAGGTTACAGTCCCCTTGATATTTTAAATCAAGGCATGATTGATGCCATGGGTGTTGTTGGTGAGAAGTTTAAAAGCAATGAAATTTATGTTCCGGAAATGCTTGTCGCAGCCCGTGCAATGAAGGCTGGCGTCGAAGTTTTAAGGCCCCATTTAGGTGAAAATGAAGGCGAATCATGCGGTAAGTTTATAATTGGTTCAGTTGAAGGAGATTTACATGATATCGGCAAAAACCTTGTTGCAATGATGGTGGAAAGCACAGGGTATACAGTAATCGATATCGGAGTAGACGTTTCTGCAGAAAAATTAATCGAAGCTATCAAGGAAAATCCTGATTGCAACCTGATCGGTTTATCTTCATTGTTAACCACAACCATGCCAGCTATGAAAAGATTAGTAGCAGCCGTCAAAGAGGCAGGGTTGCATGAACAAGTCAAGATCATGGTGGGTGGGGCACCGATTAGTCAGGAATTTGCTAATTCTATCGGAGCAGATGCCTTTGCAGCAGATGCAGCAACAGCCGCAGCTATAGCTAAAAAATTGGCTAGCTAA